Proteins encoded in a region of the Leopardus geoffroyi isolate Oge1 chromosome E2, O.geoffroyi_Oge1_pat1.0, whole genome shotgun sequence genome:
- the SIAH1 gene encoding E3 ubiquitin-protein ligase SIAH1 isoform X2 → MSKAEMSRQTATALPTGTSKCTPSQRVPALTGTTASNNDLASLFECPVCFDYVLPPILQCQSGHLVCSNCRPKLTCCPTCRGPLGSIRNLAMEKVANSVLFPCKYASSGCEITLPHTEKADHEELCEFRPYSCPCPGASCKWQGSLDAVMPHLMHQHKSITTLQGEDIVFLATDINLPGAVDWVMMQSCFGFHFMLVLEKQEKYDGHQQFFAIVQLIGTRKQAENFAYRLELNGHRRRLTWEATPRSIHEGIATAIMNSDCLVFDTSIAQLFAENGNLGINVTISMC, encoded by the exons ATGTCTAAAGCAG AAATGAGCCGCCAGACTGCAACAGCATTACCCACTGGAACCTCAAAGTGTACGCCGTCCCAGAGGGTGCCTGCCCTGACTGGCACAACCGCATCCAATAATGACTTGGCGAGTCTTTTTGAGTGTCCGGTCTGCTTTGACTATGTGTTACCACCCATTCTTCAGTGTCAGAGTGGCCATCTTGTTTGTAGCAACTGTCGCCCAAAGCTCACATGTTGTCCAACCTGCCGGGGCCCGTTGGGATCCATTCGCAACTTGGCTATGGAGAAGGTGGCCAATTCCGTACTTTTCCCTTGTAAATATGCCTCTTCTGGATGTGAAATAACTCTGccacacacagaaaaagcagaCCATGAAGAGCTCTGTGAGTTTAGGCCTTATTCGTGTCCATGCCCCGGTGCTTCCTGTAAATGGCAAGGCTCTTTGGATGCTGTAATGCCCCATCTGATGCATCAGCATAAGTCCATTACAACCCTGCAGGGAGAGGATATAGTTTTCCTTGCTACAGACATTAATCTTCCAGGTGCTGTTGACTGGGTGATGATGCAGTCCTGTTTTGGCTTTCACTTCATGTTAGTcctggagaaacaggaaaagtaCGACGGTCACCAGCAGTTCTTTGCAATTGTACAGCTGATAGGAACACGCAAGCAAGCTGAAAATTTTGCTTATCGACTTGAGCTAAATGGTCATAGGCGGCGATTGACTTGGGAAGCGACTCCGCGATCTATTCATGAGGGAATTGCAACAGCCATTATGAATAGCGACTGCCTAGTCTTTGACACCAGCATTGCACAGCTTTTTGCAGAAAATGGCAATTTAGGCATCAATGTAACTATTTCCATGTGTTGA
- the SIAH1 gene encoding E3 ubiquitin-protein ligase SIAH1 isoform X3, producing MSRQTATALPTGTSKCTPSQRVPALTGTTASNNDLASLFECPVCFDYVLPPILQCQSGHLVCSNCRPKLTCCPTCRGPLGSIRNLAMEKVANSVLFPCKYASSGCEITLPHTEKADHEELCEFRPYSCPCPGASCKWQGSLDAVMPHLMHQHKSITTLQGEDIVFLATDINLPGAVDWVMMQSCFGFHFMLVLEKQEKYDGHQQFFAIVQLIGTRKQAENFAYRLELNGHRRRLTWEATPRSIHEGIATAIMNSDCLVFDTSIAQLFAENGNLGINVTISMC from the coding sequence ATGAGCCGCCAGACTGCAACAGCATTACCCACTGGAACCTCAAAGTGTACGCCGTCCCAGAGGGTGCCTGCCCTGACTGGCACAACCGCATCCAATAATGACTTGGCGAGTCTTTTTGAGTGTCCGGTCTGCTTTGACTATGTGTTACCACCCATTCTTCAGTGTCAGAGTGGCCATCTTGTTTGTAGCAACTGTCGCCCAAAGCTCACATGTTGTCCAACCTGCCGGGGCCCGTTGGGATCCATTCGCAACTTGGCTATGGAGAAGGTGGCCAATTCCGTACTTTTCCCTTGTAAATATGCCTCTTCTGGATGTGAAATAACTCTGccacacacagaaaaagcagaCCATGAAGAGCTCTGTGAGTTTAGGCCTTATTCGTGTCCATGCCCCGGTGCTTCCTGTAAATGGCAAGGCTCTTTGGATGCTGTAATGCCCCATCTGATGCATCAGCATAAGTCCATTACAACCCTGCAGGGAGAGGATATAGTTTTCCTTGCTACAGACATTAATCTTCCAGGTGCTGTTGACTGGGTGATGATGCAGTCCTGTTTTGGCTTTCACTTCATGTTAGTcctggagaaacaggaaaagtaCGACGGTCACCAGCAGTTCTTTGCAATTGTACAGCTGATAGGAACACGCAAGCAAGCTGAAAATTTTGCTTATCGACTTGAGCTAAATGGTCATAGGCGGCGATTGACTTGGGAAGCGACTCCGCGATCTATTCATGAGGGAATTGCAACAGCCATTATGAATAGCGACTGCCTAGTCTTTGACACCAGCATTGCACAGCTTTTTGCAGAAAATGGCAATTTAGGCATCAATGTAACTATTTCCATGTGTTGA
- the SIAH1 gene encoding E3 ubiquitin-protein ligase SIAH1 isoform X1: protein MTGKSTSPFLYSWRGILLTCLPAAGTRKRKEMSRQTATALPTGTSKCTPSQRVPALTGTTASNNDLASLFECPVCFDYVLPPILQCQSGHLVCSNCRPKLTCCPTCRGPLGSIRNLAMEKVANSVLFPCKYASSGCEITLPHTEKADHEELCEFRPYSCPCPGASCKWQGSLDAVMPHLMHQHKSITTLQGEDIVFLATDINLPGAVDWVMMQSCFGFHFMLVLEKQEKYDGHQQFFAIVQLIGTRKQAENFAYRLELNGHRRRLTWEATPRSIHEGIATAIMNSDCLVFDTSIAQLFAENGNLGINVTISMC from the exons ATGACCGGGAAGTCTACCTCACCTTTTCTGTACTCCTGGAGAGGCATCTTGCTCACATGTTTACCTGCAGCtgggacaaggaaaagaaaag AAATGAGCCGCCAGACTGCAACAGCATTACCCACTGGAACCTCAAAGTGTACGCCGTCCCAGAGGGTGCCTGCCCTGACTGGCACAACCGCATCCAATAATGACTTGGCGAGTCTTTTTGAGTGTCCGGTCTGCTTTGACTATGTGTTACCACCCATTCTTCAGTGTCAGAGTGGCCATCTTGTTTGTAGCAACTGTCGCCCAAAGCTCACATGTTGTCCAACCTGCCGGGGCCCGTTGGGATCCATTCGCAACTTGGCTATGGAGAAGGTGGCCAATTCCGTACTTTTCCCTTGTAAATATGCCTCTTCTGGATGTGAAATAACTCTGccacacacagaaaaagcagaCCATGAAGAGCTCTGTGAGTTTAGGCCTTATTCGTGTCCATGCCCCGGTGCTTCCTGTAAATGGCAAGGCTCTTTGGATGCTGTAATGCCCCATCTGATGCATCAGCATAAGTCCATTACAACCCTGCAGGGAGAGGATATAGTTTTCCTTGCTACAGACATTAATCTTCCAGGTGCTGTTGACTGGGTGATGATGCAGTCCTGTTTTGGCTTTCACTTCATGTTAGTcctggagaaacaggaaaagtaCGACGGTCACCAGCAGTTCTTTGCAATTGTACAGCTGATAGGAACACGCAAGCAAGCTGAAAATTTTGCTTATCGACTTGAGCTAAATGGTCATAGGCGGCGATTGACTTGGGAAGCGACTCCGCGATCTATTCATGAGGGAATTGCAACAGCCATTATGAATAGCGACTGCCTAGTCTTTGACACCAGCATTGCACAGCTTTTTGCAGAAAATGGCAATTTAGGCATCAATGTAACTATTTCCATGTGTTGA